One stretch of Equus przewalskii isolate Varuska chromosome 9, EquPr2, whole genome shotgun sequence DNA includes these proteins:
- the NHSL1 gene encoding NHS-like protein 1 isoform X1, which translates to MKKDGSSGSFRFKSSPGSLSRAVSWINFSSLSRQTKRLFRSDGELPVCGQQVEADDENWTYRTQPRKAVSNLDEESRWTVHYTAPWHQQENVFLPSTRPPCVEDLHRQAKLNLKSVLRECDKLRQDGSRSSQYYSQGPTFAAGSSPLCDGYQDEDEEADHECSISSLEEETFSSIRRPKTPSSSDCSNLNTQTNWAKSLPLPTPEEKMRQQAQTVQADVVPINITGENFDRQASLRRSLIYTDTLVRRPKKVKRRKTITGVPDNIQKELASGTGEDDVGGPSVYNPDDYSTLGRLDSHRSAGQHWETRDSSCQTEEVRVVPPSMRRIRAQRGQGIAAQMGHFSGSSGNMSVLSDSAGIVVPSRLSHEAGFHSLPRSAARASVQSSGPRLGALGSAGGLDGTFPYERDDPQVEGDSGHLGGASRTGTLVRPKSQELRPFESRNLTSPACVVSPHATYSTSIIPNAALSSSSEVIAIHTAPSSGPPDGRITSSSSHTRIKSRDHLLSRCAGKDDRLSPSGSWNEGHCTLSQALDAHSSSATTLLTLCDSAVSLNAPANLENGSPGVAYNRRNKLSFPAPDDADGRSESSDCGGRGRGSAGPWEYGAPGDGRASSPQQRAATPGYSSPISNVSSCSWDQTSNKDDAGSLYSGDHDGYYASAHPDSGCEPGDLRHSSNGFGNPRHSVVNVFEGRAPKSQGDRPHYHDRSLSRSISLRKAKKPPLPPSRTDSLRRTPRKGAPAPGPALNRGPRASPPRVLRLDLGGGGGGSSSQSPCSDAEEPWPPRSRSPSTGSAASSGASATTPTASSLGGAAHSDTSSIRSEGAESWPYCAHGPGAHGDLGGAQGRPGRGGCGAAGAGGSVAAVGSPARRVTSPSSGYSSQSNTPPALTPVPALFKAALPADGRARAKPRVPERKSSLVSSGSLSASSTSLSSSTSADGGGAARTPGSTPPFPPPPFPPLPTSTEAPEGAPRPQSPPFPPPPPHVLLTCPPTPPDPLLLESSVPAAPPPAPPLDPKLLEDARSPFRDSGRAEPPREACRRLPDPEEGRLPPLITREALRTVQLRPVRPSPGPEVAPSCGQGLRRELTPAAPQDRGKPSASPKSRNSTREMQRDSPPACAPGARPTPAGSPGGGRGDAGDPGAGPGTSPSRKPPPIAKKPKLVLVVPPPQRQLPAPGPRGEAGGCAAGAGLEGTRSRCSELEGGATGSVSPRTLDTDVPAVQPDAWRATEQEQPEGQEESRVEDGAHGAGSGPAPQDSRPGAPQPDAAGPSSEACDLLQEEEGDEAMTPSRPRTTEDLFAAIHRSKRKVLGRKDSDDDHSQNHSPSPPVTPTGAAPSLASPKQVGSIQRSVRKSSTSSDSFKALLLKKGSRSDASARMSAAEMLRSTDPRFQRSRSEPSPDTPQSPSSCSPGKSRRAQEEWAKNEGLMPRSLSFSGPRYGRSRTPPSAASSRYSVRNRIQSSPMTVISEGEGEAMEPADDRAPWTVGTARGCPLDGLAGDDIFEGSLLCGREPAASLRAPSPGPAGGTATAEGGGPLREES; encoded by the exons AATGTGATAAACTCCGGCAGGATGGCTCCCGAAGTTCCCAGTATTACTCCCAGGGGCCCACCTTTGCAGCTGGCTCCAGCCCACTGTGTGACGGTTATCAGGATGAGGATGAAGAAGCAGATCACGAG TGTTCCATCTCTTCATTGGAAGAGGAAACATTTAGTTCCATCAGGAGACCTAAAACGCCGAGCTCAAGTGACTGTTCCAACCTTAATACTCAAACCAACTGGGCCAAGTCACTTCCCTTGCCAACACCGGAAGAGAAGATGCGGCAGCAGGCCCAAACGGTCCAGGCGGACGTGGTTCCTATCAACATAACGG GGGAGAATTTCGATCGCCAGGCCAGCCTTCGGCGGTCTCTAATTTACACAGACACTCTGGTAAGACGACCGAAGAAAGTCAAAAGGAGAAAGACTATTACAGGAGTCCCTGACAACATACAGAAGGAGCTAG cATCCGGCACGGGTGAGGATGATGTTGGTGGTCCCTCAGTGTACAACCCAGACGACTACTCTACACTGGGAAGGCTTGACAGCCATCGGTCTGCTGGGCAGCACTGGGAAACCAGGGACTCCAGTTGTCAGACAGAGGAAGTGAGAGTCGTCCCACCTTCGATGAGAAGGATCAGGGCGCAGAGGGGGCAGGGCATTGCTGCCCAGATGGGCCACTTCTCCGGCTCCTCCGGGAACATGTCTGTGCTGAGCGATTCCGCCGGCATCGTGGTCCCTTCTCGCCTCAGCCACGAGGCTGGTTTCCACAGCCTCCCACGCTCCGCAGCAAGGGCCAGCGTGCAGTCCAGCGGGCCGAGGCTGGGCGCCCTGGGCTCTGCAGGAGGCCTGGACGGCACTTTCCCCTACGAAAGGGACGACCCACAGGTGGAGGGAGACTCAGGACATTTAGGAGGGGCCTCAAGGACTGGGACTCTTGTGAGGCCCAAATCCCAGGAGCTGAGGCCCTTTGAGAGTAGAAACCTGACAAGCCCAGCGTGTGTGGTTTCTCCCCACGCGACCTACTCGACGAGCATCATCCCCAACGCCGCACTCTCCTCCTCCTCGGAGGTGATTGCCATTCACACTGCTCCGAGTTCAGGGCCACCGGACGGCAGAATTACCAGCTCCTCTTCCCACACAAGGATAAAATCCAGGGACCACCTCCTCTCCAGGTGTGCTGGGAAAGATGACCGTCTGTCTCCCAGTGGCAGCTGGAATGAGGGTCACTGCACTCTCTCACAGGCCTTAGATGCCCATTCCTCCAGTGCGACCACACTGTTGACCCTCTGTGACTCTGCGGTCTCTCTAAATGCCCCTGCAAATCTGGAGAACGGGTCCCCCGGCGTGGCCTACAACCGACGGAACAAGCTGAGCTTCCCGGCGCCTGACGACGCCGACGGCAGGAGTGAGTCCAGTGACTGCGGGGGCCGCGGGCGCGGCAGTGCGGGGCCCTGGGAATACGGCGCCCCCGGGGACGGGCGGGCATCCTCGCCGCAGCAGCGGGCCGCCACTCCGGGTTACTCCAGTCCCATTAGCAACGTGAGCAGCTGCAGCTGGGACCAGACGTCTAACAAAGATGATGCCGGGTCCCTGTATTCGGGGGACCACGATGGCTACTACGCATCTGCGCACCCCGACTCTGGATGCGAACCTGGGGATCTCCGCCACAGCAGCAATGGCTTCGGGAACCCCAGGCACAGTGTGGTCAATGTTTTTGAAGGGAGAGCTCCCAAGAGCCAAGGGGACCGGCCACATTACCATGACAGATCCCTCTCGCGAAGCATCTCCTTGAGGAAAGCGAAGAAGCCTCCGCTGCCGCCGTCGCGGACCGACTCCCTGCGCAGGACGCCCCGCAAGGGTGccccggccccggggccggcgcTCAATCGGGGCCCACGGGCCTCGCCGCCGCGGGTGCTGCGGCTGGACctcggcggcgggggcggcggctcATCCTCCCAGAGCCCCTGCAGCGACGCGGAGGAGCCCTGGCCGCCGCGCTCCCGCAGCCCCAGCACCGGCAGCGCGGCCAGCAGCGGGGCCTCGGCCACCACGCCCACCGCCTCCTCACTGGGCGGGGCCGCGCACAGCGACACGAGCAGCATCAGGTCGGAGGGCGCCGAGTCCTGGCCCTACTGCGCCCACGGCCCAGGCGCGCACGGGGACCTGGGGGGCGCGCAGGGGCGGCCTGGGCGCGGGGGGTGCGGGGCAGCGGGTGCCGGGGGCTCCGTCGCGGCGGTGGGGAGCCCAGCGCGCAGGGTCACCTCGCCGTCCAGTGGGTACTCTAGCCAGTCCAACACGCCCCCTGCGCTCACCCCCGTGCCGGCGCTCTTCAAGGCCGCGTTGCCGGCAGACGGCAGGGCCAGGGCGAAACCCAGGGTCCCCGAGAGGAAGTCCTCCCTGGTTTCCTCGGGGTCGCTGTCTGCGTCCTCCACGTCCCTCTCCTCCAGCACCTCGGCGGATGGGGGTGGGGCCGCGAGGACACCGGGCTCCAcgccccccttccctcctccgcccttccctcctctgcccacctcGACGGAGGCCCCTGAGGGCGCTCCTCGGCCTCAGTCTCCCCCGTTCCCCCCTCCGCCACCACACGTGCTCCTCACTTGTCCCCCCACGCCCCCTGACCCCCTTCTTCTGGAATCCTCTGTCCCCGCAGCGCCCCCGCCTGCCCCACCCCTCGACCCCAAGCTGCTGGAGGACGCCCGGTCTCCTTTCAGAGACTCTGGCCGGGCAGAGCCTCCTCGGGAGGCCTGCCGGCGGCTTCCCGATCCAGAGGAGGGCAGGCTGCCCCCGCTGATAACCCGGGAGGCTCTGCGGACGGTGCAGCTGCGGCCGGTGAGGCCGAGCCCAGGGCCCGAGGTGGCCCCGTCGTGCGGGCAGGGGCTCCGGAGAGAACTCACGCCGGCTGCTCCCCAGGACCGCGGGAAGCCATCTGCTTCCCCGAAATCCCGAAATAGCACGAGAGAGATGCAGCGCGACAGCCCGCCCGCCTGCGCCCCTGGCGCTCGTCCCACTCCCGCCGGGAGcccgggcggggggcgcggggatGCGGGGGACCCCGGGGCTGGGCCCGGCACCTCGCCCAGCAGAAAGCCACCCCCCATTGCCAAGAAGCCCAAGCTGGTCCTCGTGGTGCCGCCCCCGCAGAGGCAGCTCCCGGCGCCCGGCCCGAGGGGAGAGGCGGGCGGCTGTGCGGCCGGGGCCGGTCTAGAGGGGACTCGCTCTCGCTGCTCAGAGTTGGAGGGGGGAGCCACGGGGTCCGTGTCCCCGCGCACCCTGGACACCGATGTTCCCGCGGTGCAGCCTGACGCCTGGCGGGCCACCGAGCAGGAGCAGCCGGAGGGGCAGGAGGAGTCGCGCGTGGAGGACGGAGCGCACGGAGCGGGGAGCGGCCCGGCCCCGCAGGACTCGCGTC CTGGGGCGCCGCAGCCCGACGCGGCCGGTCCTTCCTCGGAGGCCTGCGACCTCCTCCAGGAAGAGGAGGGCGATGAGGCCATGACCCCCAGCAGACCCCGGACCACCGAGGACCTCTTCGCCGCTATTCACAG ATCCAAGAGGAAAGTCCTTGGCCGTAAAGACTCGGATGACGACCACTCCCAGAaccactccccatcccctccagTGACACCCACCGGTGctgcccccagcctggcctccccGAAGCAGGTGGGGTCGATTCAGAGAAGCGTCCGCAAGAGCAGCACCAGCAGCGACAGCTTCAAGGCTCTGCTGCTGAAGAAGGGGAGCCGGTCAGATGCCAGCGCCCGCATGTCGGCCGCAGAGATGCTCAGGAGCACAGACCCCAGGTTTCAGAGGTCAAGGTCGGAGCCTTCGCCAGATACCCCCCAGAGCCCATCAAGCTGCTCCCCAGGCAAGAGTAGGAGGGCCCAGGAGGAGTGGGCCAAGAACGAAGGCCTGATGCCTCGGAGTCTGTCCTTTTCCGGCCCCAGGTACGGCCGTAGCCGGACGCCGCCCTCTGCAGCCAGCAGCAGGTACAGCGTGCGGAACCGGATCCAGAGCAGCCCCATGACCGTCATCtcggaaggagaaggggaagctaTGGAGCCTGCAGATGACAGGGCTCCCTGGACCGTGGGCACTGCAAGGGGCTGTCCGCTGGACGGACTGGCAGGGGACGACATATTCGAGGGCAGCCTGCTCTGCGGCAGGGAGCCAGCCGCCTCCCTGCGGGCCCCGTCTCCCGGCCCTGCAGGTGGCACAGCCACTGCAGAGGGCGGGGGTCCTCTGAGGGAGGAGAGCTAG
- the NHSL1 gene encoding NHS-like protein 1 isoform X5, with the protein MFCLKAVSNLDEESRWTVHYTAPWHQQENVFLPSTRPPCVEDLHRQAKLNLKSVLRECDKLRQDGSRSSQYYSQGPTFAAGSSPLCDGYQDEDEEADHECSISSLEEETFSSIRRPKTPSSSDCSNLNTQTNWAKSLPLPTPEEKMRQQAQTVQADVVPINITGENFDRQASLRRSLIYTDTLVRRPKKVKRRKTITGVPDNIQKELASGTGEDDVGGPSVYNPDDYSTLGRLDSHRSAGQHWETRDSSCQTEEVRVVPPSMRRIRAQRGQGIAAQMGHFSGSSGNMSVLSDSAGIVVPSRLSHEAGFHSLPRSAARASVQSSGPRLGALGSAGGLDGTFPYERDDPQVEGDSGHLGGASRTGTLVRPKSQELRPFESRNLTSPACVVSPHATYSTSIIPNAALSSSSEVIAIHTAPSSGPPDGRITSSSSHTRIKSRDHLLSRCAGKDDRLSPSGSWNEGHCTLSQALDAHSSSATTLLTLCDSAVSLNAPANLENGSPGVAYNRRNKLSFPAPDDADGRSESSDCGGRGRGSAGPWEYGAPGDGRASSPQQRAATPGYSSPISNVSSCSWDQTSNKDDAGSLYSGDHDGYYASAHPDSGCEPGDLRHSSNGFGNPRHSVVNVFEGRAPKSQGDRPHYHDRSLSRSISLRKAKKPPLPPSRTDSLRRTPRKGAPAPGPALNRGPRASPPRVLRLDLGGGGGGSSSQSPCSDAEEPWPPRSRSPSTGSAASSGASATTPTASSLGGAAHSDTSSIRSEGAESWPYCAHGPGAHGDLGGAQGRPGRGGCGAAGAGGSVAAVGSPARRVTSPSSGYSSQSNTPPALTPVPALFKAALPADGRARAKPRVPERKSSLVSSGSLSASSTSLSSSTSADGGGAARTPGSTPPFPPPPFPPLPTSTEAPEGAPRPQSPPFPPPPPHVLLTCPPTPPDPLLLESSVPAAPPPAPPLDPKLLEDARSPFRDSGRAEPPREACRRLPDPEEGRLPPLITREALRTVQLRPVRPSPGPEVAPSCGQGLRRELTPAAPQDRGKPSASPKSRNSTREMQRDSPPACAPGARPTPAGSPGGGRGDAGDPGAGPGTSPSRKPPPIAKKPKLVLVVPPPQRQLPAPGPRGEAGGCAAGAGLEGTRSRCSELEGGATGSVSPRTLDTDVPAVQPDAWRATEQEQPEGQEESRVEDGAHGAGSGPAPQDSRPGAPQPDAAGPSSEACDLLQEEEGDEAMTPSRPRTTEDLFAAIHRSKRKVLGRKDSDDDHSQNHSPSPPVTPTGAAPSLASPKQVGSIQRSVRKSSTSSDSFKALLLKKGSRSDASARMSAAEMLRSTDPRFQRSRSEPSPDTPQSPSSCSPGKSRRAQEEWAKNEGLMPRSLSFSGPRYGRSRTPPSAASSRYSVRNRIQSSPMTVISEGEGEAMEPADDRAPWTVGTARGCPLDGLAGDDIFEGSLLCGREPAASLRAPSPGPAGGTATAEGGGPLREES; encoded by the exons AATGTGATAAACTCCGGCAGGATGGCTCCCGAAGTTCCCAGTATTACTCCCAGGGGCCCACCTTTGCAGCTGGCTCCAGCCCACTGTGTGACGGTTATCAGGATGAGGATGAAGAAGCAGATCACGAG TGTTCCATCTCTTCATTGGAAGAGGAAACATTTAGTTCCATCAGGAGACCTAAAACGCCGAGCTCAAGTGACTGTTCCAACCTTAATACTCAAACCAACTGGGCCAAGTCACTTCCCTTGCCAACACCGGAAGAGAAGATGCGGCAGCAGGCCCAAACGGTCCAGGCGGACGTGGTTCCTATCAACATAACGG GGGAGAATTTCGATCGCCAGGCCAGCCTTCGGCGGTCTCTAATTTACACAGACACTCTGGTAAGACGACCGAAGAAAGTCAAAAGGAGAAAGACTATTACAGGAGTCCCTGACAACATACAGAAGGAGCTAG cATCCGGCACGGGTGAGGATGATGTTGGTGGTCCCTCAGTGTACAACCCAGACGACTACTCTACACTGGGAAGGCTTGACAGCCATCGGTCTGCTGGGCAGCACTGGGAAACCAGGGACTCCAGTTGTCAGACAGAGGAAGTGAGAGTCGTCCCACCTTCGATGAGAAGGATCAGGGCGCAGAGGGGGCAGGGCATTGCTGCCCAGATGGGCCACTTCTCCGGCTCCTCCGGGAACATGTCTGTGCTGAGCGATTCCGCCGGCATCGTGGTCCCTTCTCGCCTCAGCCACGAGGCTGGTTTCCACAGCCTCCCACGCTCCGCAGCAAGGGCCAGCGTGCAGTCCAGCGGGCCGAGGCTGGGCGCCCTGGGCTCTGCAGGAGGCCTGGACGGCACTTTCCCCTACGAAAGGGACGACCCACAGGTGGAGGGAGACTCAGGACATTTAGGAGGGGCCTCAAGGACTGGGACTCTTGTGAGGCCCAAATCCCAGGAGCTGAGGCCCTTTGAGAGTAGAAACCTGACAAGCCCAGCGTGTGTGGTTTCTCCCCACGCGACCTACTCGACGAGCATCATCCCCAACGCCGCACTCTCCTCCTCCTCGGAGGTGATTGCCATTCACACTGCTCCGAGTTCAGGGCCACCGGACGGCAGAATTACCAGCTCCTCTTCCCACACAAGGATAAAATCCAGGGACCACCTCCTCTCCAGGTGTGCTGGGAAAGATGACCGTCTGTCTCCCAGTGGCAGCTGGAATGAGGGTCACTGCACTCTCTCACAGGCCTTAGATGCCCATTCCTCCAGTGCGACCACACTGTTGACCCTCTGTGACTCTGCGGTCTCTCTAAATGCCCCTGCAAATCTGGAGAACGGGTCCCCCGGCGTGGCCTACAACCGACGGAACAAGCTGAGCTTCCCGGCGCCTGACGACGCCGACGGCAGGAGTGAGTCCAGTGACTGCGGGGGCCGCGGGCGCGGCAGTGCGGGGCCCTGGGAATACGGCGCCCCCGGGGACGGGCGGGCATCCTCGCCGCAGCAGCGGGCCGCCACTCCGGGTTACTCCAGTCCCATTAGCAACGTGAGCAGCTGCAGCTGGGACCAGACGTCTAACAAAGATGATGCCGGGTCCCTGTATTCGGGGGACCACGATGGCTACTACGCATCTGCGCACCCCGACTCTGGATGCGAACCTGGGGATCTCCGCCACAGCAGCAATGGCTTCGGGAACCCCAGGCACAGTGTGGTCAATGTTTTTGAAGGGAGAGCTCCCAAGAGCCAAGGGGACCGGCCACATTACCATGACAGATCCCTCTCGCGAAGCATCTCCTTGAGGAAAGCGAAGAAGCCTCCGCTGCCGCCGTCGCGGACCGACTCCCTGCGCAGGACGCCCCGCAAGGGTGccccggccccggggccggcgcTCAATCGGGGCCCACGGGCCTCGCCGCCGCGGGTGCTGCGGCTGGACctcggcggcgggggcggcggctcATCCTCCCAGAGCCCCTGCAGCGACGCGGAGGAGCCCTGGCCGCCGCGCTCCCGCAGCCCCAGCACCGGCAGCGCGGCCAGCAGCGGGGCCTCGGCCACCACGCCCACCGCCTCCTCACTGGGCGGGGCCGCGCACAGCGACACGAGCAGCATCAGGTCGGAGGGCGCCGAGTCCTGGCCCTACTGCGCCCACGGCCCAGGCGCGCACGGGGACCTGGGGGGCGCGCAGGGGCGGCCTGGGCGCGGGGGGTGCGGGGCAGCGGGTGCCGGGGGCTCCGTCGCGGCGGTGGGGAGCCCAGCGCGCAGGGTCACCTCGCCGTCCAGTGGGTACTCTAGCCAGTCCAACACGCCCCCTGCGCTCACCCCCGTGCCGGCGCTCTTCAAGGCCGCGTTGCCGGCAGACGGCAGGGCCAGGGCGAAACCCAGGGTCCCCGAGAGGAAGTCCTCCCTGGTTTCCTCGGGGTCGCTGTCTGCGTCCTCCACGTCCCTCTCCTCCAGCACCTCGGCGGATGGGGGTGGGGCCGCGAGGACACCGGGCTCCAcgccccccttccctcctccgcccttccctcctctgcccacctcGACGGAGGCCCCTGAGGGCGCTCCTCGGCCTCAGTCTCCCCCGTTCCCCCCTCCGCCACCACACGTGCTCCTCACTTGTCCCCCCACGCCCCCTGACCCCCTTCTTCTGGAATCCTCTGTCCCCGCAGCGCCCCCGCCTGCCCCACCCCTCGACCCCAAGCTGCTGGAGGACGCCCGGTCTCCTTTCAGAGACTCTGGCCGGGCAGAGCCTCCTCGGGAGGCCTGCCGGCGGCTTCCCGATCCAGAGGAGGGCAGGCTGCCCCCGCTGATAACCCGGGAGGCTCTGCGGACGGTGCAGCTGCGGCCGGTGAGGCCGAGCCCAGGGCCCGAGGTGGCCCCGTCGTGCGGGCAGGGGCTCCGGAGAGAACTCACGCCGGCTGCTCCCCAGGACCGCGGGAAGCCATCTGCTTCCCCGAAATCCCGAAATAGCACGAGAGAGATGCAGCGCGACAGCCCGCCCGCCTGCGCCCCTGGCGCTCGTCCCACTCCCGCCGGGAGcccgggcggggggcgcggggatGCGGGGGACCCCGGGGCTGGGCCCGGCACCTCGCCCAGCAGAAAGCCACCCCCCATTGCCAAGAAGCCCAAGCTGGTCCTCGTGGTGCCGCCCCCGCAGAGGCAGCTCCCGGCGCCCGGCCCGAGGGGAGAGGCGGGCGGCTGTGCGGCCGGGGCCGGTCTAGAGGGGACTCGCTCTCGCTGCTCAGAGTTGGAGGGGGGAGCCACGGGGTCCGTGTCCCCGCGCACCCTGGACACCGATGTTCCCGCGGTGCAGCCTGACGCCTGGCGGGCCACCGAGCAGGAGCAGCCGGAGGGGCAGGAGGAGTCGCGCGTGGAGGACGGAGCGCACGGAGCGGGGAGCGGCCCGGCCCCGCAGGACTCGCGTC CTGGGGCGCCGCAGCCCGACGCGGCCGGTCCTTCCTCGGAGGCCTGCGACCTCCTCCAGGAAGAGGAGGGCGATGAGGCCATGACCCCCAGCAGACCCCGGACCACCGAGGACCTCTTCGCCGCTATTCACAG ATCCAAGAGGAAAGTCCTTGGCCGTAAAGACTCGGATGACGACCACTCCCAGAaccactccccatcccctccagTGACACCCACCGGTGctgcccccagcctggcctccccGAAGCAGGTGGGGTCGATTCAGAGAAGCGTCCGCAAGAGCAGCACCAGCAGCGACAGCTTCAAGGCTCTGCTGCTGAAGAAGGGGAGCCGGTCAGATGCCAGCGCCCGCATGTCGGCCGCAGAGATGCTCAGGAGCACAGACCCCAGGTTTCAGAGGTCAAGGTCGGAGCCTTCGCCAGATACCCCCCAGAGCCCATCAAGCTGCTCCCCAGGCAAGAGTAGGAGGGCCCAGGAGGAGTGGGCCAAGAACGAAGGCCTGATGCCTCGGAGTCTGTCCTTTTCCGGCCCCAGGTACGGCCGTAGCCGGACGCCGCCCTCTGCAGCCAGCAGCAGGTACAGCGTGCGGAACCGGATCCAGAGCAGCCCCATGACCGTCATCtcggaaggagaaggggaagctaTGGAGCCTGCAGATGACAGGGCTCCCTGGACCGTGGGCACTGCAAGGGGCTGTCCGCTGGACGGACTGGCAGGGGACGACATATTCGAGGGCAGCCTGCTCTGCGGCAGGGAGCCAGCCGCCTCCCTGCGGGCCCCGTCTCCCGGCCCTGCAGGTGGCACAGCCACTGCAGAGGGCGGGGGTCCTCTGAGGGAGGAGAGCTAG